The following are from one region of the Salvia splendens isolate huo1 chromosome 2, SspV2, whole genome shotgun sequence genome:
- the LOC121761200 gene encoding probable anion transporter 3, chloroplastic, translated as MAAERFKVVALVAVVMCLCSADRVVMSVVVVPLASKNGWTTSFLGIVQSSFLWGYMCSSVIGGALVDKHGGRKVLAIGAALWSLATLFTPWAAIHSTNGLLAVRVFFGLAEGVALPSMNNILSRWFPTNERATAVGISMGGFQLGNVLGLVVTPLAISSVGISGPFILFTFLGFLWLVTWAYRVPNDPQESTCISKSELKLIQAGKSDPCQSKGKLPPLSLLFSKMPTWAIIFANITNNWGYFVLLSWMPVYFNTVFGVKLKEAAWFSAVPWGTMAVSGYIAGAMSDYLIKSGYSITSIRKITQSIGFIGPGTALLGLNYAMSPAVAAVFMTMGLSLSSFSQAGFLLNMHDIAPQYAGFLQGISNSAGTVAAIVSTIATGMFVQWLGSFQAFLTLTASLYFAATIFWNLYATGERVF; from the exons ATGGCGGCCGAGAGGTTCAAGGTGGTGGCGCTGGTGGCGGTTGTCATGTGCTTGTGCAGCGCTGATAGAGTCGTCATGTCGGTCGTCGTCGTCCCCCTTGCCTCCAAAAATGGCTGGACCACTTCCTTCTTGGGCATTGTCCAG TCATCCTTTCTATGGGGATATATGTGTTCCTCAGTTATAGGAGGAGCTTTGGTAGATAAACATGGAGGACGAAAAGTTCTAGCAATCGGTGCAGCTTTGTGGTCTCTCGCCACTCTCTTCACTCCATGGGCGGCAATTCACTCCACAAATGGTCTCTTGGCTGTTCGTGTCTTCTTTGGACTCGCTGAAGGTGTAGCTCTACCCTCGATGAATAATATTCTCTCGAG ATGGTTCCCGACTAATGAAAGAGCCACTGCAGTTGGAATATCAATGGGAGGTTTCCAGCTAGGGAACGTCCTTGGATTGGTTGTAACACCTCTGGCCATATCGTCTGTAGGGATCTCCGGTCCTTTCATTCTCTTCACATTTCTCGGATTTCTCTGGTTGGTTACATGGGCATATAGGGTCCCGAACGATCCACAAGAGAGCACTTGTATCAGTAAATCGGAGTTGAAGTTGATCCAAGCCGGGAAATCGGATCCTTGCCAGAGCAAGGGCAAGCTTCCACCTCTATCCCTTCTTTTCTCAAAAATGCCAACCTGGGCAATAATTTTTGCTAATATCACCAATAATTGG GGCTACTTCGTTCTTTTGTCGTGGATGCCAGTTTATTTCAATACT GTTTTTGGTGTAAAATTGAAGGAGGCGGCTTGGTTTAGCGCAGTTCCATGGGGAACAATGGCCGTCTCGGGCTACATTGCTGGCGCGATGTCTGATTATTTAATCAAATCCGGTTACTCAATAACATCCATCAGGAAAATCACTCAG TCAATCGGTTTCATTGGGCCCGGAACAGCATTGCTTGGCTTGAACTACGCCATGAGCCCTGCAGTCGCAGCCGTATTCATGACAATGGGTCTCAGCCTGAGCTCCTTCAGTCAAGCTGGGTTCTTATTGAATATGCAT GATATAGCACCACAATATGCTGGATTTCTACAAGGGATATCAAATTCAGCAGGAACAGTAGCAGCAATAGTGAGTACAATAGCAACAGGAATGTTTGTGCAGTGGCTGGGATCTTTCCAAGCATTCTTGACTCTAACGGCTTCTCTCTATTTTGCTGCAACTATCTTTTGGAATCTCTATGCTACTGGAGAAAGAGTCTTTTAG